A DNA window from Engystomops pustulosus chromosome 6, aEngPut4.maternal, whole genome shotgun sequence contains the following coding sequences:
- the LOC140065985 gene encoding olfactory receptor 1J4-like: MYYFYMFTMNHSVVTEFILLGFGNLHSFGIVFFILFLVIFIFTIIGNLLIIILVFTNVHLQTPMYYFLCHLSVSDLVISMNIVPNMLGAFLPGDKIMTYLGCITQFYFFSGTTITECFLLSVMSYERYLAICNPLRYSSIMDFRHQICLSTWPWLFGLTLNLIAVLPVSHFNFCHYNIIDHFYCDLYPLQKLSCSDTFLVELEVFMFSMPILVLPCVFIITTYVYIFHTIVKLLSSSGKHKIFSTCSSHLTVVVIFYGTLIVKYMIPSKGASLLLNKIVSLLHTVFTPLLNPIIYSLRNQDIKMALKKVFGL; encoded by the coding sequence ATGTACTATTTCTACATGTTTACAATGAACCATTCGGTAGTGACAGAATTCATTTTATTGGGTTTCGGAAACCTCCACAGCTTtggtattgtattttttattcttttcttggttatctttatttttacaattatagGAAACCTTCTGATCATCATCCTGGTTTTCACTAATGTCCATCTCCAGACCCCCATGTATTACTTCCTCTGTCATCTTTCTGTTTCCGATCTTGTGATTTCTATGAACATTGTACCTAATATGCTTGGTGCCTTTCTACCAGGAGATAAAATAATGACTTATCTGGGCTGCATTACCCAATTTTACTTCTTTAGTGGTACAACTATTACAGAATGTTTTCTTCTGTCAGTGATGTCCTATGAACGATACCTGGCCATCTGTAACCCATTGAGATACTCTAGTATCATGGACTTTAGGCACCAGATCTGTCTATCCACATGGCCATGGTTATTTGGTCTAACTCTTAATCTTATAGCAGTTTTACCTGTATCACATTTTAATTTCTGTCATTATAATATCATTGACCACTTTTACTGTGACCTTTATCCTCTCCAGAAGCTTTCCTGCTCAGACACTTTTCTTGTAGAACTGGAAGTCTTTATGTTTTCTATGCCAATACTTGTCCTTCCTTGTGTTTTTATCATTACAACCTATGTGTATATCTTCCACACTATAGTTAAGTTACTGTCTTCTTCCGGCAAACACAAAATCTTTTCTACCTGCAGTTCTCATCTCACTGTTGTGGTAATATTCTATGGGACACTAATAGTTAAATACATGATCCCATCTAAAGGAGCTTCATTGCTCTTGAATAAGATTGTTTCCTTACTACACACTGTATTTACTCCTCTTCTTAACCCCATTATATATAGTCTCAGGAACCAGGACATAAAGATGGCACTTAAAAAAGTTTTTGGCTTATAA